The following coding sequences are from one Hippopotamus amphibius kiboko isolate mHipAmp2 chromosome 9, mHipAmp2.hap2, whole genome shotgun sequence window:
- the TMEM126B gene encoding complex I assembly factor TMEM126B, mitochondrial isoform X2 has product MAALGREAGEDLRAAGVGPDIKVPTYTHGQSSPSLGDAKLRKPLVIEIIEKKFEYLSKEKTLNIYGTVTFGTTAGISGILANFIFRHCFKVKFDTLKTYASLTTLPFLSTIVSYKLLVTDALYSGKISQENCVLRSSLIGIVCGILYPTALAFSKNGRLAVKYHTVPLPPKGRVLLYWLLLCQTEIKAMMLPLILQTAFGIFLGLQHYAMFESTLEKTVHED; this is encoded by the exons GACATCAAGGTGCCAACATACACGCATGGTCAGTCCAGTCCTTCTCTAGGAGATGCAAAACTCAGAAAACCATTGGTCATCgaaatcatagaaaaaaaatttgaatatctGAGCAAAGAAAA gactttaaatatatatggaaCAGTGACCTTTGGAACAACAGCTGGTATCTCTGGAATATTGGCAAACTTCATTTTCAGACATTGCTTCAAGGTTAAATTTGATACTTTGAAGACATATGCATCACTGACTACACTACCATTTTTGTCTACCATAGTTTCTTATAAGCTTCTTGTCACAGATGCTTTGTATTCAG GTAAAATAAGCCAGGAAAATTGTGTTCTGAGAAGTTCACTGATTGGCATAGTGTGTGGTATTTTATATCCCACTGCTTTGGCTTTTTCTAAAAATGGACGTCTGGCAGTCAA GTATCATACTGTTCCACTGCCACCAAAAGGAAGGgttttactttattggctgctgCTTTGTCAAACAGAGATAAAAGCAATGATGCTTCCTCTCATCCTTCAGACGGCCTTTGGAATATTTCTTGGTCTACAGCATTATGCAATGTTTGAAAGTACACTTGAGAAAACTGTACATGAAGATTAA